The DNA window cggCGTCGGGGCTTCTCGGGGGCTCACGGAGCAGCCAGCCGTTCTGTCTCCCTCGGGGGCCGCTCCTCGGCTCTCTCTTTGGCTCCCTCGGCCCACCGTCCGGGCCCGGCAGAGCTTCGGGGGCTTCCTTCTTGGCCCTGGAGGCCGCCGGGGCCGGCTCGGGATGCTCGCGGATGTCcgcttcccttctctctttcttctccggGCCCTTGGCGGGTCTTTCCGGCTCCAGGCTGGGGGCCCGGGGACCGTCCCTCCAGCTCTCGCCCTTCCACCGGACGTCCTCCCCGGCCGGAGACGTCCCCCGCAGGGGCCCCCGGCAGCTCTTCATCCTCACCATCCTTTCGGGCTTATACCTGGGGCTCTTGGCCAGGTCCAGCTCGCTGCCGCCCAGAGAGAGCTCCGCCAGCCTGTGCCGCTGCTGCTGCCCGGCGGGCCGCAGGGCCCTCTCTTGCTTACACTTCTCACACCGGAGGAGGTCGGCGGAGCTCTTCTCGGCCTGGCCGTCCCAATGCCTCTCTCCAGGGGACGGCCCCTCCTGCGCTCCAGCTTTCCTGTCTGCCTTGCCATGCTGCTCGGGGCCCCACTTCTTGCTCCTCGACCTGTCCTCGGGGCCCAGCTGGATCTGGGCTCTGCCCTCGGGCTTGGCGCCCACCTTGGGGAAGGAGGCCTGACTCGGGCTCTCGGCAGCCTCCCCATCCCCACAGTGCTGCTCGGCCTTCAAGGCCTTGCTGTAAAGCCTGCTCTTCAGCCTGGGCGACGGGGCCCAGCTGTGCTGAGTCAGGGCCCGGGGCTTGCTGGTAGCCAGCTCTTCCATGGCGGCCTGAATGCTCTTGAGCGTCAGCGGCTCCCTTCCCGTGGCGATGAAGGCGTCTCCTTCCCGGAAGAAGTCCGACACGCTCTTGACTTCCTTGCCCTTCAGGCTGTAGAGCTTCCTCACGCGGTCATTCTTCCAGCGAGGGAAGCCCAGGGCTT is part of the Gracilinanus agilis isolate LMUSP501 unplaced genomic scaffold, AgileGrace unplaced_scaffold56255, whole genome shotgun sequence genome and encodes:
- the DCLK3 gene encoding serine/threonine-protein kinase DCLK3, with product SGLRGGLDHSLKCLSSRITERRLQGSCGPVGRGGHCGKPPAGAQRSVCPVFSPQGGFHPIHAENSSMKPRVVTVVKPGGHPLRKITLLLNRRSVQTFEQLLADISEALGFPRWKNDRVRKLYSLKGKEVKSVSDFFREGDAFIATGREPLTLKSIQAAMEELATSKPRALTQHSWAPSPRLKSRLYSKALKAEQHCGDGEAAESPSQASFPKVGAKPEGRAQIQLGPEDRSRSKKWGPEQHGKADRKAGAQEGPSPGERHWDGQAEKSSADLLRCEKCKQERALRPAGQQQRHRLAELSLGGSELDLAKSPRYKPERMVRMKSCRGPLRGTSPAGEDVRWKGESWRDGPRAPSLEPERPAKGPEKKERREADIREHPEPAPAASRAKKEAPEALPGPDGGPREPKREPRSGPRGRQNGWLLREPPRSPDAEKEGREPKGSLHGGGGRRAAHGEGVPSRPDKEAKTSAEEPKPGRGAAGKKPRLADFPRADVEAHYELGKVIGDGNFAVVKECRHVATRRDYAVKIIDKAKLKGKEDIVDSEIAIIQRLCHPNIVQLHEVYETASEIFLILEYVRGGDLFDAILEHVKFSEREAAAMVTDLCEALVHMHEQSIVHRDLKPENLL